In Limanda limanda chromosome 21, fLimLim1.1, whole genome shotgun sequence, a genomic segment contains:
- the LOC133027647 gene encoding leucine zipper putative tumor suppressor 2 homolog, giving the protein MALVQALPLSAEPHSSGLSGGARRRHHSGPSSPIDAPPPSTLDPMGSVSSLIAARPGPYQDHRSGVELGARVRRPTQGASCLGSQSPQDPSVQNLPLLKNQSSTAFSSANGNFTYLNQDYLGDWNENLVLPLSPGSDADEMKEGSGLNGNMGGPPPKLIPISGKLEKNMEKTVLRPTAFKAVIPKSRHAMQYLSPRHCANASESQTNLNMLSPAHREASPSCSEKRSSYSGGAGGGGGGGGSSQSCSLSDSGRNSLSSLPPYSSAGYGPASGEASGGQLEPVKSAPPPASAHGHSNSDSGRSSSSKSTGSGSTSGRGQPLSDSGSSGRSPGPADCYDGVVRDLEDKLRERDLELLQLRDNLDDNEAAICQVYEEKQKRFELELEELRQSCATRMQVHSQKAQRAQQVLQLQVYQLQQEKKKLQEDFAQLLKEREQLEERCSSYEHEKIQLGPRLEETKWEVCQKSGEISLLKQQLKDVQGELSQRVGEIVSLRGQTREARGELTSTQVLLQEAHGSTRTRTLELEVCENELQRRKSEAELLREKVGRLEGELVHLRDALANQGPGNRQCQVFQEAGEHMLSYDSDSEALQHMKAQMDRMRAELTFELQRAEQQVGGFEEERRVWQEEKDKVIRYQKQLQQNYVQMYRRNRELELLLQDLSQELESREEDEGSGNEINFDEVAATEI; this is encoded by the exons ATGGCGCTGGTCCAGGCTCTGCCGCTCTCTGCTGAGCCCCACAGCTCCGGCCTGAGCGGAGGAGCCCGGAGACGACACCACTCCGGCCCCTCGTCCCCCATCGACgcacccccaccctccaccctgGATCCTATGGGCTCTGTCAGCAGCCTCATAGCCGCACGCCCCGGCCCTTACCAGGACCACCGCTCCGGTGTCGAGCTGGGAGCCAGGGTCCGACGACCCACACAGGGGGCTTCCTGCCTGGGCAGCCAGTCCCCCCAGGACCCCTCAGTCCAGAACCTGCCGCTGCTGAAGAACCAGAGCTCCACGGCCTTCAGCAGCGCCAACGGGAACTTCACCTATCTGAACCAGGACTATTTAGGGGACTGGAACGAGAACCTTGTGTTACCGCTCAGTCCAGGAAGTGATGCGGACGAGATGAAGGAGGGATCGGGGCTGAACGGGAATATGGGCGGACCTCCTCCGAAACTGATCCCCATATCAGGAAAACTTGAGAAG AACATGGAGAAAACGGTTCTGCGGCCCACTGCCTTCAAAGCCGTCATTCCAAAGAGCCGCCACGCCATGCAGTACCTCTCCCCTCGCCACTGTGCCAACGCGTCAGAGAGCCAAACCAACCTGAACATGCTCAGCCCGGCGCACAGGGAGGCGTCGCCCTCCTGCTCGGAGAAGCGCAGCTCGTAcagcgggggggcaggaggaggaggaggaggaggaggcagcagtcAGTCCTGCTCCCTCTCCGACTCCGGACGCAACTCCCTCTCCAGCCTGCCGCCCTACAGCAGCGCCGGCTACGGCCCGGCGTCCGGAGAGGCGTCCGGCGGCCAGCTGGAGCCCGTGAAGagcgcccccccgcccgccagCGCACACGGACACTCCAACTCAGACAGCGGGCGCTCGTCCTCCAGTAAGAGCACGGGCTCCGGGTCGACGAGCGGCCGGGGGCAGCCTCTGTCCGACAGCGGGTCCAGCGGGCGCTCCCCCGGCCCGGCGGACTGCTACGACGGCGTGGTGAGAGACCTGGAGGacaagctgagagagagagacctggagctgctgcagctccgagACAACCTGGACGACAACGAAGCTGCAATCTGTCAG GTTTACGAGGAGAAGCAGAAGCGAtttgagctggagctggaggagctgaggcaGAGCTGTGCCACCAGGATGCAGGTGCACTCGCAGAAGGCCCAGCGCGCCCAGcaggtgctgcagctgcag GTTtatcagctgcagcaggagaagaagaagctgcaggaggacttTGCACAGCTCCTGAAGGAgagggagcagctggaggagcgcTGCAGCTCCTACGAGCACGAGAAGATCCAGCTCGGGCCTCGGCTGGAAGAGACCAAGTGGGAG GTCTGTCAGAAGTCGGGGGAGATCTCGttgctgaagcagcagctgaaggaCGTGCAGGGGGAGTTGTCTCAGCGCGTCGGGGAGATCGTTTCCCTCCGAGGTCAAACCCGAGAGGCCCGCGGTGAACTGACCAGTACCCAggtgctcctgcaggaggcgcACGGCTCCACCCGCACACGCaccctggagctggaggtgtGCGAGAACGAGCTCCAGCGCCGCAAGAGCGAAGCCGAGCTGCTCCGGGAGAAGGTCGGTCGACTCGAGGGCGAGCTGGTTCATCTCAGAGATGCTCTGGCCAATCAGGGCCCGGGAAACCGACAGTGCCAGGTGTTCCAGGAAGCAGGGGAGCACATGTTGTCCTACGACAGCGACTCCGAGGCCCTGCAGCACATGAAGGCCCAGATGGACCGGATGAGGGCGGAGCTGACCTTCGAGCTGCAGCGGGCCGAGCAGCAGGTGGGAGGCTTCGAGGAGGAGCGGCGGGTgtggcaggaggagaaggacaaggTGATCCGCTAccagaagcagctgcagcagaactaTGTGCAGATGTATCGCAGGAACCgagagctggagctgctcctgCAGGACCTGAGTCAGGAGCTGGAGAGCCGGGAGGAGGACGAGGGCAGCGGCAACGAGATCAACTTCGATGAGGTCGCCGCCACGGAGATCTGA